The Pseudomonas protegens genome contains the following window.
GGGCCAGGTGGAAATCACCCTGGAGCACGGCGATGCCCTGGAGGCCATGGACCAGGCGGTGCGCTACAAACGCCTGGTCAAGGCCGTGGCCCACAAGCACGGGATGCAGGCGACCTTCATGGCCAAACCCTTCGACCACCTGGCCGGCACCGGCATGCACATGCACGTGAGCATCGCCGACGCGGCGGGCCATAACCTGTTCGCCTCCGAGGATCCGGCCGGCACCCCGCTGCTGCGTCAGGCGGTGGGCGGCATGCTCGCCTCCTTGCTCGACTCGCTGCTACTGTTCTGCCCCAACGCCAACTCCTACCGGCGCTTCCAGGCCAACAGCTACGCGCCGCTGGCCCCGACCTGGGGCGTCGACAACCGTACCGTGAGCCTGCGGGTGCCCGGCGGCCCGGCCAACAGTCGACACATCGAACACCGCATCTGCGGCGCCGACGCCAACCCCTATCTCGCCGCAGCGGCGATCCTCGCCGGGGTGCACCGCGGCTTGCGCGAACACCTCGACCCGGGTGATCCGGTGCAAGGCAATGGCTACGCCCAGGCCACCGAGCTGCTGCCCACCGACTGGCTGACCTCGCTGACCGCCCTGGAGCAATCGGCCTGGGCCCGGGATGCCCTGGGCAGCGAATTCCTCGGGGTGTACCTGGCGGTCAAGCGCGCCGAATACCGCCAGTTCATGGCCGAAGTCGGCGAGCAGGACTGGCGCTGGTACCTGACCCAGGCCTGAGCCCAAGCACGATCTGCGACGCCTGC
Protein-coding sequences here:
- a CDS encoding glutamine synthetase family protein: MKFAALDEARDFLAAHPDIDMIELFILDANGVPRGKLLHREELLAVYESGRPLPSTILGLTLNGDDVENSGLVWDVGDIDCRAYPLAGSLVRLPWRQIPTAAVQVSMHPQEGMPASIADPRHLLIKVIDGLKADGYHPVMACELEFYLLDAKRDGNGRPQPALDADGGRPRSTQVYGLRELEQIEPFLADLYAACKLQGIPARTAISEYAPGQVEITLEHGDALEAMDQAVRYKRLVKAVAHKHGMQATFMAKPFDHLAGTGMHMHVSIADAAGHNLFASEDPAGTPLLRQAVGGMLASLLDSLLLFCPNANSYRRFQANSYAPLAPTWGVDNRTVSLRVPGGPANSRHIEHRICGADANPYLAAAAILAGVHRGLREHLDPGDPVQGNGYAQATELLPTDWLTSLTALEQSAWARDALGSEFLGVYLAVKRAEYRQFMAEVGEQDWRWYLTQA